The genomic region AAGAAAAGCTTAAAAATCTCTTGCAGACCAAATTTACTAAGACAAATATTATAGAAATTCTAAAACTTTTTGAAGAAAGAAAAAATGATACAAAGATTTTAGAAAAAACAAGCATAGAAGCAAATATACCTACGATTTTTGAATACATTATCGCAATTGCTTGGCACTATATAGATGATAATAAAATTGAGAGAATCTTTGAAGCGAATTTGAGTTTAGATTCCTCCCTTTTACCAAAATCTCACGCTGTTGGAGGCAATGCGGACTTTGTTTATATCTATGATTATCATCGCCTAATGATAGAAGTAACCCTTAGCGAAAAAACAAATCAAAGAAGGGCTGAAATGGAAAGTGTTTCAAGGCATTTGGGAAATCTGCTTTTAAGCTTAGATGCGGATACGCAAAACCAAAGCTATGCAATCTTTATCGCACCCTATTTGGATAAAAATGTATTAAATGATTTTAGAAGCAGAATGCATTGTTATTTTGAAAACGATAAAGCACATATTAAGGGAATGAAAATTTTGCCCTTAAGCACGAACGATTTAGTAAAAATTTTACAATCCAATTTAAACTACCAAAGCCTTTTGCCAAAATTTCAAAAAGCTCTTAAAAGCGATGAGCAATGGGGAAGCAAATGGTATGAAGAAGAGCTTAAGGCTATGGTTGATACATTAGCACCAAATCACTTTTAGTAGCTTTAAAAACTTTATGCATTATCTTTAAAACTCCCTGCTTTAAAAAGCCTTTGTTGGCATCAAGTGCTTTAAGCACTCCTTAAATTTCTGACAGCACTTTAACGCATCAAAGCACTTTTTGTCTGCCACTTATCCAACTCAAACTTTACAAAAACTTTACATTATATACCTTTTGTTTTTACACTGACTTTTTATACTTTCTCATATCTAAATTTTTAAGGAGAAAAAATGAAAAAATACACACTAGGTCTATTAGCGGGATTATTGCTTAGCACAAGTGTAATGGCTGAAAATATCTTTCCGGTTTCTAGAGAAATGGGTTCAGGCACACGCGGGGCTTTTGTAGAGATTTTTGAAGTTCAAAAGAAAGTCAAAGACAAAAAGCTTGATGCCACCACGCAAAAGGCTGAAGTTACCAATTCAACAGGAGTAATGCTAACAACCGTGGCAAATTCCAAAAATGCCATTGGCTACATCTCGCTTGGCTCATTAAATGACAGCGTTAAAGCCCTAAAAATAGATGGCGTAGCACCAAGTGTAGAAAACATTAATAACAAAAGCTATAAAATTTCTCGCCCTTTTAATGTCGTAACAAAAACGACAAATCCACTCATTGAGGACTTTTTAAAATACGCTACTTCCACGCAGGCAAAACCTATCGTAGAAAAAGCAGGTTATATTTCAGTAGCAAAAGCAAATTTTAAAAGTAAGCAACCACAAGGCAAACTCGTAATTGCTGGGTCAAGTTCTGTAACGCCTCTTATGGAAAAGCTCACAGAGTCTTATGCGCAAATCAATCCTAATGCAACAATTGAAATCCAACAAAGCGATTCTACAACAGGTGTAAATAGCGTGGTTGAGGGTATTGCAGATATCGGAATGGTAAGCCGTGAAGTGAAAAAAAGTGAAGTAGAAAAGGGCATAACTCCGCTTGTTTTAGCTATTGATGGACTAGCAGTGATTGTAAATAAAAACAATACAACAGATAAGCTCTCTAAAGATTCTGTGAAAAAAATCTTTATGGGTGAAATCACAAAATGGCAAGACGCTAAATAAACTACAACAAAGACACCTACCATGCAAGCTATGCAAGAAAAATTCTTTAAGGGCGTTTTCGCCCTTTGTGCGCTACTCTCAATTTTCGCTGTTTTGATGATTTGCTTCTTTTTATTTGTCAATGCCATTCCCACAATGGCTCACATAGGCTTTTTTGATTTCATTTTTGGATTAGATTGGTATCCTACAGAAGACATTTTTGGAATCTTTCCTATGATTGTAGGTAGCATTTATGTAACCGCTCTTGCCATTTTTATCGGTGTGCCAATTGGCGTTTTAAGTGCTATTTACCTCTCCCACTTTGCAAGTAAAAAGGAGCAAAAATACATACTCCCAGCCATTGAATTACTCGGTGCAATCCCTTCTGTTGTGTATGGATTTTTTGGACTTGTTTTAATTGTCCCTCTCCTTGCTACAACCTTTAATGGCATACCGGGCAAAAGCGTATTGGCAGCAGCTTTGATTTTAAGCGTGATG from Helicobacter himalayensis harbors:
- a CDS encoding substrate-binding domain-containing protein, which gives rise to MKKYTLGLLAGLLLSTSVMAENIFPVSREMGSGTRGAFVEIFEVQKKVKDKKLDATTQKAEVTNSTGVMLTTVANSKNAIGYISLGSLNDSVKALKIDGVAPSVENINNKSYKISRPFNVVTKTTNPLIEDFLKYATSTQAKPIVEKAGYISVAKANFKSKQPQGKLVIAGSSSVTPLMEKLTESYAQINPNATIEIQQSDSTTGVNSVVEGIADIGMVSREVKKSEVEKGITPLVLAIDGLAVIVNKNNTTDKLSKDSVKKIFMGEITKWQDAK
- the pstC gene encoding phosphate ABC transporter permease subunit PstC; translated protein: MQEKFFKGVFALCALLSIFAVLMICFFLFVNAIPTMAHIGFFDFIFGLDWYPTEDIFGIFPMIVGSIYVTALAIFIGVPIGVLSAIYLSHFASKKEQKYILPAIELLGAIPSVVYGFFGLVLIVPLLATTFNGIPGKSVLAAALILSVMILPTIILVSKAAIDALPSSYYEGALALGASKERSVFFALIPAAKSGILASVILGVGRAIGEAMAVIMVAGNQVLIPTSLLEGVRTLTTNIVLEMGYAQDLHREVLIANAVVLFVFILIINTCFNALKKEAK